The Elusimicrobiota bacterium genomic interval CCCGGGGGTTGGAAGGGTGTTTGTCTCTCTACACGGAGGCCGAATGGAAGAAGTTGCTTGCGAAACTCGAAGCGTTGCCCGTCGCGAACAAGGTTCACGCGCGCGCGTTCAAGCGTCTTTTGATTTCCGGAGCGATCTCGTCGGACGTGGATGGGCAGGGGCGCCTCTTGGTCCCCGAATCCTTAGGGCGTTACGCCGGTATTCGAAAGGATGTCACCGTGGTCGGCATGGAGAACCGGAT includes:
- the mraZ gene encoding division/cell wall cluster transcriptional repressor MraZ, with amino-acid sequence MFLSGEHRHGLDDKRRLALPARLRQNVRRFVLARGLEGCLSLYTEAEWKKLLAKLEALPVANKVHARAFKRLLISGAISSDVDGQGRLLVPESLGRYAGIRKDVTVVGMENRIELWSSDRWERYKKRAEKSAALLASEIDL